The genome window AAGCCGGTCGGGTCGCTGACCTACACGCAGATGCTGAACGACCATGGCGGCATCGAATGCGACCTGACGATCGCCCGTACCGGGACCGACAGCTATTACATCGTCACGGGGACCGGGTTTGCGACGCACGACTTCGACTGGATCAACCGCAACATCCCCGTAGGGGCCAATGCGCAACTGTTCGACATTACGTCGTCCAATGCGGTTCTGTCGCTGATGGGCCCGCGCGCCCGCGACATTCTTGCGGCCGTGACCCGGGACGATGTGTCGAACGAGGGGTTCAAGTTCGGGACTGCGAAGCGGATCGGCATTGCCGGCTGTCCCGTTCTTGCGCTGCGCGTCACCTATGTCGGCGAACTGGGCTGGGAACTGCATATGCCGGTCGAGTATGCGGTGTCGGTCTACGAAGCCCTGCATGCGGCTGGCCGTGTGCACAGTCTACGCAATGCGGGCTACCGGGCCATTGAAACCCTGCGCCTGGAAAAGGGATATCGCGCCTGGGGCAGCGATATCGGACCGGATCACACGCCTGTCGAGGCCGGCCTGGGATGGGCGGTGAAGCTCAAGTCGAACATTGATTTCCGGGGACGCGCCGCCATCGAGGCGCAAAAGCGGGAAGGCGTCCGCAAGAGTCTGGCCTGTTTCACGGTCGATGATCCTTCGATTACCCTTCTGGGTCGGGAGACGATACTGCGCAACGGGGAACGCGTCGGCTGGCTGACCAGTGCCGGCTATGGCCATACGGTGGGGTGTTCGATCGGCTACGGATATGTTCGTAACAAGGGCGGTGTGGATCCGGATTTCCTGAAATCCGGCGAGTACGAACTGGAAGTCGCGGCCCAGAAGGTCCCGGCCACGCTTCATCTCAAACCGCTCTATGATCCGGACATGGCCAAGGTTAAGGCATAGGAGGCAAGAGCGGCAGCCCGCTTAGGGCCGCAGCACCATCTTTGAAAGAGCCGCCACGTTTTATCGACGTGGCGGCTTTCTGCTCAGGCCGCGATCTTCAGTCGCGCCGCAATCGTGTTTACCGTGGTCACGATGGAGGCCTTGGCGGCGACCACTGACCTTTCGTGACGGTCGTCTCCGAATTCCTGATACTCGACGGCGATGTGGTGACACTCCGCGATTCCCAGATAATGCTGGATTGCCTGAATATGCGTGTCGAGATGGTTCATGGTCTCCCGCATACCGCCGGGCTCGAAGCCGAACTCTCCGGCCGATGTCAGCAGGGCCAACTGCTTTCCAGCCATGATGGGGCGAAGCGGTGCATCGCCGCGCGCCAGATCGAAAGAGAAGGTCCTGCCGATCCGGACCACGTGATCCACCCAGGCTTTCAGGGCGGTCGGCATGCCGTAATTGTGCATCGGCGTGCCCAGTATGACGACGTCCGCCTGCTCCAGTTCGTCGATCAGGGTGTCCGAGAGAGCGAGTGTCCGCTGCTGGGCCAGACTGCGTTCCGAAGGAGCCGTAAACGCCGCGGCGATCCATTCTTCCGTCAAGGCAGGGGGCGGTTGCAACCCGACATCGCGTCGGATTACCCGGTCGTCCGGTCGCCTCTTCATCCACGAACTGACAAAGGCGGCGGACAAGGTGCGTGTCAGGGATCGTTCGGTTCGGGGGCTGGCGTCCAGATGCAGCAGGGTCGTCATATCGCACTCTCCTTTTCACGAGATTTCGTAAGGGAAATCTCGGTCCGAAGCAGAGAGGGAACAAACGAGGAGTCTGCAGGGAATGGGTGAAGCTACTTCAGCTATGGGCCATCCGTCAGAGAGCGGAATCCAGAAGGCGTCCGGCTCGACTGTCGCGAAACAGGTCGGCTTCCTCCAGGAGCCATTCCCGGAAAGCGACATAGGCGGGAAGATCGGCTCGGTCCTGTGGGCAGGTCAGATAGCAGCGCTTGCTGGGGAG of Alphaproteobacteria bacterium contains these proteins:
- a CDS encoding NAD(P)H-dependent oxidoreductase encodes the protein MTTLLHLDASPRTERSLTRTLSAAFVSSWMKRRPDDRVIRRDVGLQPPPALTEEWIAAAFTAPSERSLAQQRTLALSDTLIDELEQADVVILGTPMHNYGMPTALKAWVDHVVRIGRTFSFDLARGDAPLRPIMAGKQLALLTSAGEFGFEPGGMRETMNHLDTHIQAIQHYLGIAECHHIAVEYQEFGDDRHERSVVAAKASIVTTVNTIAARLKIAA